From Maniola jurtina chromosome 7, ilManJurt1.1, whole genome shotgun sequence:
caattaaaggaataaatctgaaaaccatgaatatgtgtttacatcattgaaaaaaataaaattcaaatgtgattaaattttcaaagtaagataactatataaagtggggtttcatatgaaagggttttacctattcattctaaaacagatttttatttatttttatgaataatagttttgatatgtcgtgcaaaatgtcgtaaaaaatacccgagtacggaaccctcggtgcgcgagtctgactcgcacttggccggtttttttctcaATGTCGACTGGTCAGTAATTGGGCCTATCTAGTTTTTACTAGTCTTAAATCATTACTAATATAACCTAGTAAAACCGCATTCACGGCATGCTTCTTGCCGTCGAAAAGCGTAGCTCGCTCAGATATTTATGACCCTAAGTTGTAGATGAGAGAATATGTCGCGTCCCAATGAAATATCGGCTCATAATTCTCACTCGGACATCTTCGATATCGGATACCGCGTTTAATAGCAAATTGCATTATTGATTGGAAATAAAACAGCTAATGGCCAATATTGTGATTTGTTGATAGGTACATTCTCCTGTTTTGACGTTAAGAAAAATATGTGGTATGGTAGTATTAATTTTATACCTCAAAAGATAAACCTCAGAATCAACCAGCGGACGATGCatagagctatgcttggagtttctctaagtGATAAAATCAGAAATTTGGAGATCCGTAGTAGAACTAGAGTAACCGCCATAGCTCAACGGGTCgtgaaactgaagtggcaatgggcagggcacatagttcggaaaaccgatagacgttgcggtcccaagatgctagaatggtgacctagGTCTAGGTAGACCTAGGCTTACGACGTAAATAGATGTTAATCCACCTTATCTTTAAAGTTTAGAAATCTGTAGTTTAGCAATAAATTATAACGAATGTAGAAAAAATGCAGATTAATACAATGGTGGACTTTGTTTTAGTCTATAATATTCAAAGGTAGAGTCAACGACGCTAGTGcacatttgaataaaaatacttgaaGAGAGTCTTTAGTCTCACAAACATTTATTTGACTTTTCCAAACGAGAAGATATTCAAATACTTTTACTTAGTTCTTTTTAGTATGCAGCGTTGAGGATTGCTCCGGACCAGAAATAACTTAAAGTTTGGACGGATGCAGTAGTTCAGCTGTCTTTGCTAATGCAGTGCCAATATGCAATAAAATGTCTACTTATTTAAGGAGTAcatacctaaaataaaataaaaaagattttatttacaaacctcattatttattttatttatatttgttttcaACAAAATATTGGTTTCTTCGTGCTCGTAAGCGCTTGACGGCTTGTCTGAGCACTGCAAATTTCTCTATCATTCCTATCGATATAAATGACGTAATATATAAGTCAATGATCATTCCAATGAAAATATACAGGAAATTTAAAACACTAGCTATATTAACTAGCCCGATGACTGTTATGACCTAATTTCCGTAAGAGCACGTAGTACTCTATCATTTGCTTTTGGGCGACCTATTTCTCATCAAAAATTATTTCGTTTGATAGATGAAGGCATTAAAGGccattaactatttattatacgagaaatattataatgatgcGTAATCCTTGACATTCATTATTAATGGCTTGTATATAAACACATCagaatgtattttaatttatataatattatattcaaggAACATTAATAACAAATATCGTGAAATCATGGTAAGTATACATTATGTTCGGTATGTGTTACGTCACGTGTGAGGCCACTTTTATAATTTGTTCTTCGTAGTTTTTGTAACTGACCCCTGGTATAGTTAGGGCCGGcacacatatggcggagcgcggcggagcgcagcgtagagcatgcccgcgaagttttctaatcacgtgacacattacgcgaatttctaccagagaatgcgcgagcacgcgcgggactgcccgcggatgcgcgagtatccgcacggatgcacaattgaatttagatattatttcaatgaggacaatgtcgataatactttgactgtgtaaaatgctctgcgctgcgctccaccatatgtgcgccggcccttatagGTATAGTAAACAAGTTTTATATGAAGTGAATGACAGGcataaatgaaattaatgcCAACCTTTTCAGTTGAAAagcaaactaagtaggtaagatGAAAATTTTATTCATGAACGAGCAAGAGAAACATAGAGAATACCCTGAACTTTTAACCATGTACCTACTCGAATTTTATCACGTAGACTTTCCTTCACTGAACTCAATTTTTGCTAAGGTATTCCAACTCTGGTAACGGAAcaccattttttgaagcacgcttGATGGTGTCAAAAGGTGCGTACACCGCGTCAATCTCTATGTCGTATGTATGTCTCTATGTCTCTATGTATGTAGTCGGTTTCGCTACGCGTAGGTATGTTCACGTCTTCAAGTGTAAAAAgtcatcactttttaaaatacaatccTATGACCTTTGCCTACCTcgaattttatatatttcagaACTCAATCAAAATACTGGGATTTTCCAAATTTTACTTATACCACACACATCTGTTACAAAATGTGACTAAAGTGAAAATGTCTGGTACGTTTCAAGCTGTTTcaagataatataaataattttgcaGATGTATTATAAGTTGAATACCCTATTAATTCGAGAATATCTTTGATGTATGATATAAACACATGTGATTCATTGCTGAGCTGTCTTATCGGCTGTAGCTGTATTATTGTTGCCGGCGATCATTCATAGAGCCAAACTGCATAGTAAATTTTGCGATGCGGTTTTTGGCTTCAGCAAGATGCAATTTCTATTACCGGTTCTTGTgataatttatacctacattCGAAAAAATTTTTTGGCCTAACAACGTGGTTTTATTGAACCAGAggatttattattgttattattcagTGCTCAATCTTCAAATCGTCATTTTAATAATAGCGTATTTAACAAACATAATGTTAAGAAATTAACTTGTAACAGAAGTTCTCTTTCATACAGTATTGTATTCAGAACTCTGATCTTCGATTTTAGACGGAAAATTAATACTTAtattgtacttacctacataatataacactTACATACTCATTCGAAACATTCCTTATTAAATTCTTCATTGCTGTCTTTCTTCATTATCGCCTTGTTGATAGATTATCCGTATAATATCATACCGGAACAAATGAGTTTGATATTTCGACGTCCGTTACCCGAGACAACTGACATGAGaccctttgaaaacatttactACTTATTCAAACAAATCGGGTCAATTTAAAGTACTCAGATGAATAATAAAACGCGGCTTACAATGATTGTCGAGGGTCGAGCCCGAGGCGGGTCGACACGAAAACTTTAAACTGTCTGACTTCCAAGGAATTAGGGACAAATGATGAAGGTAGTAAGATAAAGGACATTTTGCACTATTCGACACTTTAGAGAAGCAAAGGGATAATTTTCGTCATAATATTGGGTACAATCCcgtaaaacaataattaaatgtAATACAAAATTAAGCCAACAGTTCTTTTTTAATGCAGGTTATAATAGGACATCTGAAAAATGCTGCGACAAAACCAAGAGgaataaatatatatacttaGATAAAGTCATCAATATTACTAAAACAGATATTATCTTCAAAGAGCTTATACGTTGCGTGCCTGTAACTATAGTCAATATTAACCAATTTGGATCTTGGATCTTACGTGgtaataaaatgtacctactcaatgGCTATTGTTGCCCTGCGGGAttccttttgtttattttgataattacATTAGCTGGTGAAAGGTCGACATCAAACGAGACGCTGCGAGCAACTGGATAGGTACATTGGACATGGCACAAGAGTTTTTAATTGTGGAAATCACTTTAATTTATCTACGAGTATTTCCAATTCTGCAGGCGTAAACGTCCATCATTTGACGCAGCCCCGACGACTACCACATAAAAGAGTCTTACAAACAATTTTGTGCTACTGAGGTGTAGCAGTAAACACGTAGGTATATgcatcaacaagtgtaaattaaaaatttataacaccccagacaagtgaaggttacagtaactgaaaaagagctgataactttcaaacggctgtaccgattttcttggattatagctaagaacactctcgatcaagccacctttcaaacaaaaaaaaaaaacaaaattaaaatcggttcattagtttagaagttacgatgccacagacagatacacagatacacacgttaaacttataacacccctcttttttggtcgggggttaaaaaggacacAAATAACTAAATAAGTCATGGatccaaataaataatatactatttGTGTCTTCAATACATTCATTAATGAAAAAGAATTGGAGCCATAGCGACAATAAAATAGATGAACATCTGTTCAACTAACTCTTATTACTGGGCGCGTCTCTTATAGCCAATATAAACCAATTGCCACATCCTGGAGTAAATAATCATACATTTAACGCTTATTGTAGACTTCTATCTCTCGGGAATTGCTAGCAGGAGTTTCATAAGTTGCCTTCAGTTGTCAGTATGCCTTCTATTCCATGAAGAATTCAGCACCCGGTATCCAAATCTCAAGGTTATAGCACATCTCCAACTCTTTTCTAAGCGAACAGATTTAACCATCTAATATTGACAAAGACAGTGCTATTCGTAAATCGAGTGGGACAAGGACAACGTAAAGGACAACATAATAATACTAGGTGTACCCTTACGTTCGTTGTGCGGGGGGAGTGAGTGTCGTTTCTTTACCTGATATTAGTTACTATTCTTTGGTATAAAAAAGTTTGGTATAATTACTATGACTTGTAGTTATAGTTAACATCTGAATAAGCAATGTTTGTTTCCGAAAATAAACTACAGTCAGTGTACTTAATGCAAAGGTATCTGTAGCATAGAATTAAATCAAGAGAtgagtttttttaataacactgcagtatttttaactcccgacccaaaaagaggggtgttataaatttgacccAACAAAATAGACAGACTCCGTTTGTAAAAATTCATGCAAAACGAGACAAGACGTTTAAAATAGATACTACTTTAAATAACTAGTCTTGTTCAAAACGAACTTCTTTGAGTTAAACTAACTCTAAGAGACGCAAATGGTGGTCGTTGTTGATTTAATTCAtcttaaacttaaatatttaaaataaggtGATTAACAGGCAGGAGACAGTGATGTATAGCATTGCAAACTGGTGCAGATATAGTCATAGGGTTACTAATTCAGTCGCACTGTTAGGAAAACCTAAAAATACACGCCAGAGAAAATGTCTGTTGCTATTCCGCATTTGCAAGAATAACTTCTAAAATTACCGTTTGACAAATTGTTCTAGAGTAGGAAATTTTGAGGAATTTAGTATATACAAGTTTCATGCAGGGCTTAAAACTACTAATATCATTGAATAAGTTATAACCGATAAAACGGCTAAAACACTAGGTAatactatgtatattataaacgaaagtatgtgtgtttgttttttactccttcacgcaaaaactactggatgaattCAACAGAAATTTGAAAAGGAGATAGGTTTATACCCACCTGTATTAGCACATAATtgctacttgttatcccggaaaatcaaagagttctcctGGGatcatccacgcaaacgaagtcgcgcgcatcagGTAGTTTGGAATAAAAATCGCGTTCTATGAAGCTATCAAATTTGTTAACACTGGACATAAAGCTGTAAGTATAAACGAGTTGTGGCCCGCAATTTTTTTGCGGAATGACCTGTCTAATGCGCAGTACTACAAAGAGATCGTTGATTAATATCAATTGTTAAGAACATCTTAAATTGAGAGGAATAACTCATGACAGTATATTTACGTATTTGTAAAAGTATAGCTTAAAATTAACTTATGTCAAATGGGCATTTGCTGATGTCTATGTTCACACGCAGTGCTTAATAACCGCTTTATCGATTCCCATATTCTACCAACTATCATTAGCCTAATCAGGGCAATGTGGCTGTGcccataaataatttatgtccTGCTATATTGTTTTCAGGGCGTTCATAATGTATGCCTTAATAATGAATTGATTCATGCGCGGATTGTCAATGTTACATTAATGACGTAGGCTAACTTATAAATTAGTTGGTTCTGTTTGTCGAATTACCTCTAGCTTTTAAttcttgttttaattatttgctGCATAAAAAACCATGATCGTCTCTTCTAGCTTTGCTACtcatgatttataatttcagatATCTTTATTAGAGATGGATTATTATAATCTTCTTTTGCAGaacataaatttattatttttaacaatactTAACAATTTGCTTGTATTTTAAGATTACGTTTTCTTATGTCGGCGAATAGCTtagtaaaattatgaaaaagaaACAAGACAAAAAATGTAGTGGAACTGAAGTAACGACGGTTCAAAATATTAAGGTTAAAATGGCACCATGAGCATCAAAGACAAATATTACCTTATTTTCCGCACACTTTGTAAATAAACTCTTATTTACTTAAAGATCGTTTTTGTACCGAGCCAAAAATCGTACCTACTGGTTTATACCAAACAGTTCATTTTATTGGAGGTAACCCAATTAGCGAAGTCTCTTTCATCCGTAGCCGTTTTGTAACTCAATAACTTTTGAACCGATTCAGCTGATAATTTAAATTGGCATACAACGGCCGATTCGAAAATAAAACTCAAAAGTCATCCTGTGAAATGGATGCGGATTTTGGTACGGGActtttgaatgaatgatttttttgttatatcTCAAACGTCCGGCAACTAAATCAATTAAGCTTCACTATTGCCTTGTTTATAAAACCGtgtattattacttacttttacatttaatgttttataaaaaagtatatCTAACATTAGAACTTGCCACCTACTTTGGACGAAGTATGCGCTTCCAATGATTCTTCTCCAGCCTCTACCTGACCACGCCGACAGAGTCGCGCTGATTTAGTCTCCCGTTTCTCAAGCTTCtaagtagttttattttcattagttTAATGATTTGTCATAACATAGATCACACTTACAATTAACAAACTAGCACCTTGTCGTCAGTCCTTGATTAATAGCTGTTGTAATTAATTTCTAAACTACTAATAATTTACAAGTTTGACGTCCCTTGGCACTTTGATTTCATGTTATGTGTCGTAGTGTACAGATCGGTCTTATATTATTGATACTAGATTAGACTATGACAgttatttgttagtttgtaCGATAACATAACATTTGATTAATTTTGAGTTGCTAGACTTTTGAGTCCATCGTGACATTATTGTGAGCTTTGTCAGCTTTAAGAAATAACGAACTTACCTAATCTCAATATGAAATTCATTGTTAAGTAtaacataatttatatattactagctgacgcccgcaacttcgtccgcgtggatttaggtttttttgaaatcccgtgggaactctttgattttccggaataaaaagtatatcctatgtgctaatccaggatattatctatctccattctgaatttcagccaaatccgtcaagtggtttttgcgtgaaggagtaacaaacatacacacgcacacacacacacacacacacatacaaactttcacctttataatattagtgtgattcttagTGCGTAAATCCATTGACGTGCGATCTTTTTGCGCGGTCAACGTTTTGTAAGAGTTAATTAACAATTTCTTTGTCccgtgtagactgtagagttTACACATTGTATGCATTTCTCGGATGCTGAAGCCTATACCGAAACCGTTGTCGGTCCATGATTGATAACGGTTGTAATTAATTTCACCGCTGATAAGTTGACAGTTTGGACTCAGAGCGCCGGCGCTTGATTATGCTTTAATATGTAATAAAGCTTAAGCAAGTAAATTAGCGCATTAATTTTCAGCGTTATTATAAATCCGAGTATTTAGTAGTTTTCACTCTGCAGCGTGTGTGATAAATCATAATGTACGAGTAATATGACAAAATATGAGGCATGTAGCAGCAAATAGCTGACTATTGTCCATGGATTCTTTTGTTGTCTCTGCTACTTGACAAATTTTCAAACGTGTATCGTGTTCACGGAAGTTTTAATCCTTAGAATATAACaattatcatatttatttttataaaggccTGCCCTAGGATCCTGCGGCATTTCTAAGCCATTCTTCTAGCCGCTGACTTAGGCCACCAAACCTCATTGCAAAAAAGCTACAATTCTTCAGTTACTGTCATGACGCCAAGAGGCTAAGGTTGACAGACGGTGGCTAAAACAGGCTTATATCAATACAAATACATAGTTGCAACAATGCCGCCGcgcatcactacccatattttaaactagccgatgcccgcgacttcgcccgcgtggatttaggttttttgaaatcccgtgggaattctttgattttccgggataaaaaatagcctatgtgctaatccaggatattatctatctccattccaaatttcagccaaatccgtccagtagtttttgcgtgaaggagtaacaaacatacacacacacacacacacatacaaactttcgcctttataatattattagtgtgataatgtgatagtgtgatgcgTAAGAGCGTTTATTGTTGGTATGTCCTTCAATCCAGTTTCAAGGAATAAGCGGATCGATGCAATTTTTTGGTACCACACCAAAAGCCTTGAGTGACAAAGACTACTTTtagtaccaaaaaaaaaaccggatttttttaacaacctaaatccatgcggacgaagtcgaggcatcagctagtgataatTGAAGAAATCTATGTGGGTGTCAATTTTGAGGTTTTCGGGATGAAGAttacaaaattacattatttcAAACTATTCACACgtaactaagctttattttggTAGGATATACGCGGCGGTCCTATGCGTTTGAACTGTCAACTAACCAGCAGCGAGGAATTAATTACTGCCACTATCAATCATGAACCGATGACAAACTGCTGCGATATATTTATTCATCAAGACGCTTAATCATCTCACAGTTATTTAACAATTAACTTAATTTCTATATTACttaatatgtatgtttatattattatttactgtcaATTAAACAAGGCTAGGCTCGGATTATATATCATCAGTTTAATGTCGAAAATGATTTCATTTTGATTTATATAGtgccaaaaatatattttaatatgaaattattCCTCTTATTTTAAAGACGAGATATCCAAATAAATGGCTATgaatttacttaaaaattaaaatataggtaggtacgtccgTCGTCCATACATATAAAAGAcaatctgaaataaaaaatgaatttagTAATTTATCTTACGTacttaataacaagtgtaaattaaaaatttataacacccccgacgatccaaagtatttgagttttccaaaacatcattttcaaataaacaattatgtatttaggcaacgtccatcttgacagcttgacatttgtctattgacataatattaagaacctaacggttatctaaccttcttttctacaagaaaactagaaaagagctgataactcttaaacggctgaaccaatttttttagattatagctaagaacactctcgatcaagccacctttcaaacaaaaaaaactaaattaaaatcggttcattggtttaggcgctacgatgccacagacagatacacagatacacagatacacagatacacagatacacagatacacagacacacagatacacagatacacacgtcaaacttataacacccctctttttgggtcgggggttaaaaaggaaaaacttttCTGTTATAAAGGTGCAGCTGCCACATGTTACATTAAAGTTAATTGCAAAATAATTGTGTCAGCGGAAGAGACTAGCGTTTAAGATCGGCTCGGCCTAGTTTAGACGCGAGCTTTTATTAAACTACATTGAGTCATATTGCATTGTTTTCTAGGTTAAACCCTGAATGAATTGGTaggaagataataatatgacttCTACTAATGACCATACGCCCTATGTGATTAGACTTAGACTTATTATTGGGTATTTTGCTTTTTACATAAATAGAAAGATGTCTGCATTAAACAAAcgttcccttccacttttaatatgagtcaagtcaagagtgactaggcaacttctaggcaagcgcgcatcttaggctgcatcatcacttgctgaCTGCATAAGACATACAGCAGgactgattgcagccaagtgttGTATTAGGatctttttaaataacaaacttCTTTTGTATGTTAATATTCCTTCGTCATGTAATGACAATAAAAAAAGAGACATAATAAAAAGACATGTAAAACTGATGGTGtcttattcaataaaataattttataattaaattataaacacgACATGGCGCAGTCGGTTACcgtttaaaacataaataaacaggtgagaaatatataattacaatttataatgGAGGAAAAGGGCAAAACTGTCAAAGAGAATAGACAGCATGGATCGATAAATCTACCAACAGAATTGAGCTGGCAGGGCCCAATGGCCGAAAATTGGCGTTTGTTTCGACAAAAATTCGAGATTTATCTAATTGCATCGGACAATGAAGGTAAAAGCCCAAGAGTAAAGACAGCCTTGCTGTTAAATGCAATAGGCGAaagatgtataaaaatatataatacgtttgtttttgaaaaagcGGAGCATGGCAATGATATAAATAAAGTCACGCAAAAATTCGAAGACCATTTTAATCCagaaaaaaatgaaacataTGAAAGGTATAGATTCTTTACAAGAATGCAAAAAGATGGCGAGTCTTACGAAGATTTTGTGGTTGTGTTAAGAGACTTAAGCAGCACATGCAATTTTGGAGTTCTTACAGAAAGTTTAATTAAAGATAGATTAGTTTGTGGAATTACAGACACAACTGTAAAAGATAGACTTTTACGTACAAAGGATTTAACATTAGATAAAGCTATTAACATATGTCGTATATCCCAAGAGACAAGAATGCAGTTAGAGAAGATAACATTGGCACATACTCCGGATAATGCACATAGTAGCAATAGTTCGGATTACaacattaataaatttaatgaaaaacaaaataaattgacaaaatCTGGCTTTACTGGCCAGCttgaaaagaaatataaagaGAATTTTAATTATGATAAGAAATTATGTAAAAGATGTGGCTATAACCATCCAATGAGAAAATGTCCAGCGTATGGTAAACGTTGTGTCCGCTGTAATGGTTACAACCATTTTTCAAGTCAATGTAGAAATCATTGTGTTCATGAAGTAGaggatgaagatgatgatgcaTTGGGTGAGAATGTTGAGGagaatattaaaaccatatTATTTGGAGCAGTTTTTGTAAATGCACTGAAAAGAAACGTGAAGGACTGGACAATCATAGCTGGAGTTAACAACGTGCCTCTTCATTTGAAAGTAGACACAGGAGCCCAAGCTAATGTATTATCAAATAACATGTTGTTACCATTAGGTTTAGATAAACATAATCTTTGCCAGTCAAAAGCCAGACTGACAGGTCAGGTAATAAATTGTATTGGTAAGTGTTCACTGCCTATAAAATATGAAGGCCAAAACTATATATTAGATTTTTATGTAGTAGACTCAGACAAAACATGTAATATTTTAGGGTTGCAATCTGCAATTGAAATGCATTTAGTTAATCCTATAAAGAACATAAATGAGACTAAAAGTATTGTATCTGAATATGATGATTTGTTTCATGGTTTAGGATGTATGAAAGAAGAGTACGATATAAAATTGAAACCGGAT
This genomic window contains:
- the LOC123867071 gene encoding uncharacterized protein LOC123867071 encodes the protein MEEKGKTVKENRQHGSINLPTELSWQGPMAENWRLFRQKFEIYLIASDNEGKSPRVKTALLLNAIGERCIKIYNTFVFEKAEHGNDINKVTQKFEDHFNPEKNETYERYRFFTRMQKDGESYEDFVVVLRDLSSTCNFGVLTESLIKDRLVCGITDTTVKDRLLRTKDLTLDKAINICRISQETRMQLEKITLAHTPDNAHSSNSSDYNINKFNEKQNKLTKSGFTGQLEKKYKENFNYDKKLCKRCGYNHPMRKCPAYGKRCVRCNGYNHFSSQCRNHCVHEIIIQSFLK